Proteins encoded together in one Procambarus clarkii isolate CNS0578487 chromosome 11, FALCON_Pclarkii_2.0, whole genome shotgun sequence window:
- the LOC138363624 gene encoding uncharacterized protein: MPTSEANPPYCSTTEANPHYCPTPEANPHYGSTPEANPHYCPTREANPHYCSTPEANPHYCPTPEASPHYCPTREANPHYCSTPEANPHYCPTPEANPHYCSTPEANPHYCSTLEASPHYCPTPEANPHYCFTPEVNPHYCPIPEANPHYCSTLEANPHYCSTLEANPHYCPTREANPHYCFTLEVNPHYCPIPEANPHYCSTPEANPHYCPTREANPHYCSTPEANQHYCPTPEANPHYCFTPEANQHYCPTTEANPHYCPIPECIPHYCFTPEANPHYCPTPEANPHYCPIPEANPHYCFTPEANPHYCPTPEANPHYCPIPEANPHYCPIPEANPHYCPIPEANPHYCPIPEANPHYCPTPEANPHYCPTPEAIPHYCPTPEAIPHYSTTPEAIPHYCPTPEANPHYCSTPEAIPHYCPTPESNQHYCLTPEANPHYCPTPEANPHYCPTPEANPHFCPTPESNPHYCPTHEANPHYCSTPEANPHYCSTPEANPHYCSTPEANPHYCSTPEANPHYCSTPEANPHYCSTPEANPHYCSTPEANPHYCSTPEANPHYCSTPEANPHYCSTPEANPHYCSTTGNEFEHFRKKNEK, from the coding sequence ATGCCCACCTCTGAAGCCAACCCACCCTACTGTTCCACTACTGAAGCCAACCCACACTACTGCCCCACCCCTGAAGCCAACCCACACTACGGTTCCACTCCTGAAGCCAACCCACACTACTGCCCCACCCGTGAAGCCAACCCACACTACTGTTCCACTCCTGAAGCCAACCCACACTACTGCCCCACCCCTGAAGCCAGCCCACACTACTGCCCCACCCGTGAAGCCAACCCACACTACTGTTCCACTCCTGAAGCCAACCCACACTACTGCCCCACCCCTGAAGCCAACCCACACTACTGTTCCACTCCTGAAGCCAACCCACACTACTGCTCCACCCTTGAAGCCAGCCCACACTACTGCCCCACCCCTGAAGCCAACCCACACTACTGCTTCACTCCTGAAGTCAACCCACACTACTGCCCCATCCCTGAAGCCAACCCACACTACTGTTCCACCCTTGAAGCCAACCCACACTACTGTTCCACCCTTGAAGCCAACCCACACTACTGCCCCACCCGTGAAGCCAACCCACACTACTGCTTCACTCTTGAAGTCAATCCACACTACTGCCCCATCCCTGAAGCCAACCCACACTACTGTTCCACCCCTGAAGCCAACCCACACTACTGCCCCACCCGTGAAGCCAACCCACACTACTGTTCCACTCCTGAAGCCAACCAACACTACTGCCCCACCCCTGAAGCCAACCCACACTACTGCTTCACTCCTGAAGCCAACCAACACTACTGCCCCACCACTGAAGCCAACCCACACTACTGCCCCATCCCTGAATGcatcccacactactgtttcACTCCTGAAGCCAACCCACACTACTGCCCCACCCCTGAAGCCAACCCACACTACTGCCCCATCCCTGAAGCCAACCCACACTACTGCTTCACTCCTGAAGCCAACCCACACTACTGCCCGACCCCTGAAGCCAACCCACACTACTGCCCCATCCCTGAAGCCAACCCACACTACTGCCCCATCCCTGAAGCCAACCCACACTACTGCCCCATCCCTGAAGCCAACCCACACTACTGCCCCATCCCTGAAGCCAACCCACACTACTGCCCTACCCCTGAAGCCAACCCACACTACTGCCCCACCCCTGAAGCCATCCCACACTACTGCCCCACCCCTGAAGCCAtcccacactactccaccactCCTGAAGCCATCCCTCACTACTGCCCCACCCCTGAAGCCAACCCACACTACTGCTCCACTCCTGAAGCCATCCCACACTACTGCCCCACCCCTGAATCCAACCAACACTACTGCCTCACTCCTGAAGCCAACCCTCACTACTGCCCCACTCCTGAAGCCAACCCACACTACTGCCCCACCCCTGAAGCCAACCCACACTTCTGCCCCACTCCTGAATCCAACCCACACTACTGCCCCACTCATGAAGCCAACCCACACTACTGCTCTACTCCTGAAGCCAACCCACACTACTGCTCTACTCCTGAAGCCAACCCACACTACTGCTCTACTCCTGAAGCCAACCCACACTACTGCTCTACTCCTGAAGCCAACCCACACTACTGCTCTACTCCTGAAGCCAACCCACACTACTGCTCTACTCCTGAAGCCAACCCACACTACTGCTCTACTCCTGAAGCCAACCCACACTACTGCTCTACTCCTGAAGCCAACCCACACTACTGTTCTACTCCTGAAGCCAACCCACACTACTGCTCTACTCCTGAAGCCAACCCACACTACTGCTCCACTACTGGGAACGAATTTGAACATTttcgaaaaaaaaatgaaaagtaG